Proteins encoded together in one Longimicrobium sp. window:
- a CDS encoding glycoside hydrolase family 3 N-terminal domain-containing protein yields MTYTRRLLRLLPPLAILAACAPAARTRTSVPPPAPAADASAADDEWVERTLAGLSLREKVGQMVMPWVGADYTAVDSRQFDALREWVEGEGIGGVVMSVGLPHSYAAKLNALQSIARVPLLVASDMENGPGMRMAGIYSFPHLLPQGGGTDFPPLMALGAAGSDSLAYALGRVTAREARAVGVHVTFGPVLDVNSNPANPIINTRSFGEDPEAVARLGRAYVRGAREGGLLTTAKHFPGHGDTETDSHLGLPTIRADRARLDAVELLPYRAAVLEGIDGIMTAHIAAVGILGSDAPPATLSPYFMTELLRRELGFRGVLFTDALDMGGVVSRYGDAEAAVLSVEAGADVLLMPRDVRGAIDAVAAAVRSGRLPEARIDASVRRILREKARAGLARARLVPLDSVDRVVGVRAHTDLARLVAERSLTLARDARGLVPLAPAARRLLVVTYAEEYDPVAGRVFARALAGRGRAVDAARVDPRTTAAEFAALRARADSADVVVVSVFAAWLDRAGFIGARGGLSEFVQALAKAGTPVVAVSFGTPYLLSSFPDVPAYLLAWGGADASQEAAARALLGEAPITGRLPVSLPPYHARGEGIQRPAAASLARQ; encoded by the coding sequence ATGACCTACACGCGCCGCCTGCTCCGTCTGCTTCCCCCGCTCGCCATCCTCGCCGCCTGCGCGCCCGCGGCGCGGACGCGGACGTCCGTTCCCCCGCCCGCGCCGGCCGCGGACGCCTCCGCCGCGGACGACGAGTGGGTGGAGCGGACGCTGGCGGGGCTGTCGCTGCGCGAGAAGGTGGGGCAGATGGTGATGCCGTGGGTCGGCGCGGACTACACGGCGGTCGACTCGCGGCAGTTCGACGCCCTGCGCGAGTGGGTGGAGGGCGAGGGGATCGGCGGGGTGGTGATGTCGGTCGGGCTCCCGCACAGCTACGCGGCCAAGCTCAACGCCCTGCAGTCCATCGCCCGCGTCCCGCTCCTGGTGGCCTCGGACATGGAGAACGGGCCGGGGATGCGCATGGCGGGGATCTACTCCTTCCCCCACCTCCTCCCGCAGGGCGGCGGCACCGACTTCCCGCCGCTGATGGCGCTGGGCGCGGCCGGCTCCGACTCGCTGGCGTACGCGCTGGGGCGGGTGACGGCGCGCGAGGCGCGGGCGGTGGGCGTCCACGTCACCTTCGGCCCCGTGCTGGACGTCAACTCCAACCCCGCCAACCCGATCATCAACACCCGCTCCTTCGGCGAAGACCCGGAGGCCGTCGCACGTCTCGGCCGCGCCTACGTCCGCGGCGCGCGCGAGGGCGGGCTGCTCACGACGGCGAAGCACTTCCCCGGGCACGGCGACACCGAGACCGACTCGCATCTGGGGCTCCCCACCATCCGCGCCGACCGCGCCCGGCTGGACGCCGTGGAGCTGCTCCCCTACCGCGCCGCCGTGCTGGAGGGGATCGACGGGATCATGACGGCCCACATCGCCGCGGTCGGCATCCTGGGGAGCGACGCGCCGCCGGCCACGCTCTCGCCCTACTTCATGACGGAGCTGCTCCGCCGCGAGCTGGGCTTCCGGGGCGTGCTCTTCACCGACGCGCTCGACATGGGCGGCGTGGTGAGCCGCTACGGCGACGCCGAGGCGGCCGTCCTCTCGGTGGAGGCGGGCGCGGACGTGCTCCTCATGCCCCGCGACGTCCGCGGCGCCATCGACGCCGTCGCCGCCGCGGTGCGCTCCGGCCGCCTTCCCGAAGCGCGCATCGACGCCTCCGTCCGCCGCATCCTCAGGGAGAAGGCGCGCGCCGGACTGGCCCGCGCGCGCCTGGTCCCGCTCGACTCGGTGGACCGCGTCGTCGGCGTCCGCGCCCACACCGACCTGGCGCGCCTGGTCGCCGAGCGCTCGCTCACGCTCGCCCGCGACGCGCGGGGGCTGGTGCCGCTCGCCCCCGCCGCGCGCCGCCTCCTCGTCGTCACCTACGCCGAGGAGTACGACCCCGTGGCGGGACGCGTCTTCGCGCGCGCGCTGGCGGGGCGGGGGAGGGCGGTCGACGCCGCGCGGGTGGACCCGCGCACCACCGCCGCCGAGTTCGCCGCCCTGCGCGCCCGCGCCGACTCGGCCGACGTGGTGGTGGTCTCCGTCTTCGCCGCCTGGCTGGACCGCGCCGGCTTCATCGGCGCGCGCGGCGGGCTGTCGGAGTTCGTCCAGGCGCTGGCGAAGGCGGGGACGCCGGTGGTCGCCGTCTCGTTCGGCACCCCGTACCTGCTGAGCTCCTTCCCCGACGTCCCCGCCTACCTGCTGGCGTGGGGCGGGGCGGATGCCAGCCAGGAGGCCGCCGCGCGCGCCCTGCTGGGCGAGGCGCCGATCACCGGCCGCCTCCCGGTCTCGCTCCCCCCGTACCACGCGCGCGGCGAAGGCATCCAGCGGCCCGCCGCGGCGAGCCTCGCCCGGCAGTGA
- a CDS encoding sodium:solute symporter family protein — protein MQLALADWLIIAGYFVLSAAIGLAYTRRAGKNVSEFFVSGRSVPWWLAGTSMVATTFAADTPLAVTGMVASNGIAGNWLWWNMVMSGMLTVFFYARLWRRAEVLTDAEFTEIRYSGRPAALLRGFRALYMALPINLIVIGWVNLAMLKILDVTLGIAPVQALVAMFVVTMLYSTLSGLWGVLVTDFVQFAIAMGGSIVLAVFAVRAVGGIDGLVEKLPQHYGSAEAALSFFPAEGAAWMPVTAFLAYLAVQWWATSYPGAEPGGGGYIAQRIFSARTERDGVLATLWFNIAHYAVRPWPWILTALAVVVLYPGLEDPATGYVRAVVDLLPTGFKGLMIAGFAAAYMSTIATQLNWGASYLVNDLYLRFVDQNAEERKLVRLSRAATAVIFALSSAVTWVLYAVGSIEGAWRIIIALGAGTGLVYILRWYWWRINAWSEISAMAAALAAFTVLTGFGVFDPVDPLEGAYLMLATTALTTVAWVAVTFLTRPVPEETLVAFYRRVRPGGAGWARVARAAGFAPEPMAGGALSWVNWGAGVVSVYATLFGVGSLIFGRYGEALAYLLAAAAAFALIARNLRQAEPLPAPAELAAEPAVPALAAK, from the coding sequence ATGCAGCTCGCCCTGGCCGACTGGCTGATCATCGCCGGCTACTTCGTGCTCTCCGCGGCCATCGGGCTGGCCTACACGCGCCGCGCGGGGAAGAACGTGTCGGAGTTCTTCGTCTCCGGCCGTTCGGTGCCCTGGTGGCTGGCGGGGACCTCGATGGTGGCCACCACCTTCGCGGCCGACACGCCGCTGGCCGTCACCGGGATGGTGGCCAGCAACGGGATCGCGGGGAACTGGCTGTGGTGGAACATGGTGATGAGCGGGATGCTCACCGTGTTCTTCTACGCCCGCCTCTGGCGCCGCGCCGAGGTGCTCACCGACGCCGAGTTCACCGAGATCCGCTACAGCGGCCGGCCGGCGGCGCTGCTCCGGGGCTTCCGCGCGCTGTACATGGCGCTCCCGATCAACCTGATCGTGATCGGGTGGGTGAACCTGGCCATGCTCAAGATCCTGGACGTCACGCTGGGGATCGCCCCCGTGCAGGCGCTGGTGGCGATGTTCGTGGTCACCATGCTGTACTCCACCCTCTCCGGCCTCTGGGGCGTGCTGGTGACCGACTTCGTGCAGTTCGCCATCGCCATGGGCGGCTCCATCGTGCTGGCCGTCTTCGCAGTACGCGCGGTGGGCGGGATCGACGGGCTGGTGGAGAAGCTGCCGCAGCACTACGGCTCGGCCGAGGCCGCGCTTTCCTTCTTCCCGGCGGAGGGCGCGGCGTGGATGCCGGTGACGGCGTTCCTGGCGTACCTGGCCGTGCAGTGGTGGGCCACCAGCTATCCCGGCGCCGAGCCGGGCGGCGGCGGCTACATCGCGCAGCGCATCTTCAGCGCCCGCACCGAGAGGGACGGCGTGCTGGCGACGCTCTGGTTCAACATCGCCCACTACGCCGTGCGCCCCTGGCCGTGGATCCTCACCGCGCTGGCGGTCGTCGTTCTCTACCCGGGGCTCGAGGACCCGGCCACCGGCTACGTGCGCGCCGTGGTGGACCTCCTCCCCACCGGCTTCAAGGGGCTGATGATCGCCGGCTTCGCGGCCGCCTACATGAGCACCATCGCCACGCAGCTCAACTGGGGCGCCTCGTACCTGGTGAACGACCTGTACCTGCGCTTCGTCGACCAGAACGCCGAGGAGCGGAAGCTGGTGCGGCTCTCGCGCGCGGCGACCGCGGTGATCTTCGCGCTCTCGTCGGCGGTCACCTGGGTGCTCTACGCGGTGGGGTCCATCGAGGGGGCGTGGCGGATCATCATCGCGCTGGGGGCGGGAACGGGGCTGGTGTACATCCTCCGCTGGTACTGGTGGCGAATCAACGCCTGGAGCGAGATCAGCGCCATGGCCGCCGCGCTGGCCGCCTTCACGGTGCTCACCGGCTTCGGCGTGTTCGACCCCGTGGATCCGCTGGAGGGCGCCTACCTGATGCTGGCCACCACCGCGCTCACCACCGTGGCGTGGGTGGCGGTCACCTTTCTCACCCGCCCCGTGCCCGAGGAGACGCTGGTGGCCTTCTATCGCCGCGTCCGTCCCGGCGGCGCGGGGTGGGCGCGCGTGGCCCGCGCGGCCGGTTTCGCGCCGGAGCCGATGGCGGGCGGCGCGCTCTCCTGGGTCAACTGGGGGGCGGGCGTGGTGAGCGTGTACGCGACGCTGTTCGGCGTCGGCAGCCTGATCTTCGGCAGATACGGCGAGGCGCTGGCCTACCTGCTCGCCGCGGCCGCCGCCTTCGCCCTGATCGCCCGCAACCTGCGTCAGGCTGAGCCGCTCCCCGCGCCCGCGGAGCTCGCCGCCGAGCCGGCGGTCCCGGCGCTCGCGGCGAAGTAG